In one Culex quinquefasciatus strain JHB chromosome 2, VPISU_Cqui_1.0_pri_paternal, whole genome shotgun sequence genomic region, the following are encoded:
- the LOC6031916 gene encoding membrane magnesium transporter 1: MAFLNKFALFVGFVSLLHAAYSAAQHRAYLRITDQEFSNLPVDIIFQAILSLFLIIYNILQVVGDFKEIRATVDLQAKSWETLGNIPSFYTFNHRGKALSPTYEQPNPTTMDRSELSAYE, translated from the exons atggCTTTCCTGAACAAATTTGCCCTTTTCGTCGGATTTGTATCGCTTCTGCATGCTGCCTATTCTGCCGCACAAC ATCGTGCTTACCTGAGAATTACGGACCAAGAGTTTTCGAATCTCCCCGTGGAT ATAATTTTCCAAGCGATTCTCAGCCTGTTCCTCATTATCTACAACATTCTGCAAGTGGTCGGTGACTTCAAGGAGATCCGGGCGACGGTCGACCTGCAGGCCAAATCCTGGGAAACGCTCGGAAACATTCCGTCGTTCTACACGTTCAACCACCGCGGCAAGGCTCTGTCGCCGACCTACGAGCAGCCCAACCCGACGACGATGGACCGCTCCGAGTTGAGTGCTTACGAGTGA